In Columba livia isolate bColLiv1 breed racing homer chromosome 16, bColLiv1.pat.W.v2, whole genome shotgun sequence, the DNA window aaaatgcatctccAACCTTGTCCCAGAGAGactgcagctcctcctgcccaccAAGATCCCAGAACATCAGCCGAGCTTTGCCAACGTCAATAGTACCAACtagggggaaagaagaaaagacgATTCCCTGAAAACTAAGGGTGTTTGTTAAAGCACAAAGACCTGCACACTCCCCTAACAAATCTGGGGTACAAGAGTTTTCTAGAGGAACAAATCACACGCAGTGGCTACCTTCAACAACAGAAGTGACCACTAACATCAGTTGTGTCAGTGCAATAATATCAGAGTCAGGCCAATGAATGAACTCCAGTGAAATTTAGCTTAACCTCTGAACACAGCACTGAAATGGGACACATGGTTTTTCAagactttgtgttttttttcattataagcTAAGAAAGCTAATTTTATTCTCTTACAAAGAGACACGGGGAGTTGGGAGATGTGATTTCTACTTCCAGGAAGCATTTTGCCTTTGTCAATTCTTGAATATTTCAAACAAGAACCATCTGCTGTCTAACTGCAGGAAAGCTGATAAAATCCCAAATAGATTTACTTACTGTTCAAGCCTACAGTGGTTGTGATTTTGGACAAACTCATCCCTTTGTAGTTCTTGTTAAATCGAGTTTTAGTTTGTTCAAGGAAGGTctgaaaaggaacaagaaaaagtATTTACTCTTGAATATTTTAGTGGCTGGGGCAATCCTAACCCAAACCAGCCTTTTCATGTCTGCAAAACTCTGCTCCAAGAGATTCTGCCCTAACCTTGGGACAAACCACACTTCTTGTTCCCTATTTTAGCAAGGAAAGAAGGGCTCACAGGCGATTATGGGATTACCCAAGCCTTGGCTCCATCCCTGAAAGCTTCTGCTACATTTAACTACAAGGGAAAAGTTGATTCCTTGGTGTGACATCACTAAACTAACTCCCAATACAGTCAAAGAAAGGTTGACCCTTTGgaagtttttttctctgtagcgTGTTTAGAATTGAGTGTGTCCTCTACACAACTGGCAATAAACAGCACTTACGGTTTTACCAGCATTGTCCAAGCCAAGGATCAAGATGCAGTACTCATCTCTCTGGAACATGTATTTATAGAGCCCAGACAGCAGAGTATACATCCTGCTCCTGCAACAAGTACCAGGAAATCATTAACAAACAGCTCATTTCCAAAAGCCTCTCATTGCACAACACAAGCTTTTCCCAACACCAGATAAATAAGTGACGTTGTTCTTTTATCAGTAACTCTCACACTTAGGCAATCCAAGGACAAATCACAGATATAAGAGGGATCATGTAAATAGCTTAAGATCAAATTTTCAAATGCATACAAGGGAGGGATTATCTTCCAAAGAGCTTAACCTCTGTTCCTGCATGAAGTGTCCACCACCCGCACTTGAAAATGACCCTGTCTGCTCTGGGGCTTACAGGAGATCTAAAGAAGAGCCTGGATGTCTGTTGCGGCATGTTAGATGCACAGAAAATGAAGCCAACTTCGCACAAATACTCAGAATGGGTATTTTGGGCAAGATCGTACAGGTCAGTCCTCTCCTCCTTGTTCCTGATCCATTTGACAGTATCGTGGGATCTTAAATGGCTGAACTGAGTGCAGCACATTCCAAAGGGCAACGAATGCCCTGAATTATCTTCATTTAAAGCTTATCCAGCAACAGCCTTCTGTTAGAGTATCCACCACGCAAGTCTTCTGTCATCTTAAAATGCCATGAAGACATGACAGGTAAGTCAACAAGCCAAAAGCGTAAAACTAAGAATCAGACAAAGCGATACCAACAACCGCAGAAGCTGACGCGCTTTTTGTTGTTGGATTTGCTGGGATGCAGGAAGCATCGGTACCAAGTCCTCCGTCTGACTCACAAAACACTGCAACAACACTTCTGTTTAAATACAGACACAGGGAACCCCAAGGCAGAGACTTTGAGAGGCAACTGTCTCCGAGCAAGTGTGCAGAGAAACACCCCCTTTTTCCctgaaggggggaaaaaaaagtgttccaGACCAGAAGCAAGCGATTCCTGAGGCTGGAGGACAGCGGGGGTGAGGACAGGGCAGCTCAGGGCGCAGGTACCCCGGGGAGGGAACCCCCCACCCCGGCCCTTAGGGGCCGCAGCCCCACGCCACCCCCGGGAGGCTCCGAGGCCGTGGGCTGGGGACAAAGCCCCCGGTTCGCTCCCGTTTCGGGCCGCCAAGTGACCCCGGGTGTGCCCAACCGCCCGTCCGTTGCCCTGGAACCGGGACCCCTCATTCCGTCCCCTGCCACAGCCTGACAGGGAAACCGGCCCTCAGCGCCATTTCCCCTCACGGCCTAAAGCCACGTCCCGGGCCCGCGGCGCCTCGCAGGCCCAACCCAAGCCCAGCCGTGCCCTACGGGCCTCGCCGCGGCCTTTGCCGTCCCCCGAGCGCGGAAAGCGGCGGACAGAGCCCGAAGCCCCTCACCAGGAACCGGAGACACCTCCCGTCAGCCAGCGCCTCGCCGCTCCCCGGCCGCACCGGCCGCCCGCCCATCCCTCGCGCGGCGCTCTGGGAAACGTAGTTCCGGCTCCGCCGCGGGGGCGCTGCGGACGGGGTCGATGGACTACAAGTCCCAGAATGCTCAGCGCCAGAAGTAAAAGCCTGCGCAGGCGCAGTAGGGGTGGGGAGTCTCGCTGCCGGAGTAACGCGTTGGCTGAAGAAGCCGGAAGCGGGAGTGCGGGAGGCCGGAAGTTGATGGGGTGACATGGCGGTGGCACAGTAGAGAAGGGGGAGCCGAGGGGTGAGCGGGGTGGCCGAGGCAGGGACGGATAGGGAGGTCACTGTCGGCCCCGAGGTGGAACGACCGCGTCGTGAGTGCCCGGGCTGAGGGAGGAGTGGTGCCGTGTGTGGGCCCGGTGGGTTCGAGCGGGCGTCGTGGTGGGGGAGGGCAGGGTAGGGCAGGGCCAGGCCCGGTCTCTCCTCGTTCTCTCCCATCGCCTTTCGCCGCCTGTTCGCTGCAGGAGCATCGCCTGGTCCCTCCCGAGGGAAGTAGCGGGGCGGCGGGGTAGATGGTAGCTCCTAAGGACAAGGGCTAGTTGTCCAAAAAGTTGCTCGTCTTAAGTAAACACTTTGAATGTGTTCTGAGTTTCCGGGCAGGACGCAGTTGAACAGCCCTTTGTTTTGCCGATGATGGATGAAGAGAGTCTGGAAGCTGCCATCCAGACCTACAACGCGCAGCTGCAGCAGGTGGAGCTGGCGCTGGGGGCTGGCCTGGACCCCTCGCAGCAGTCGGACTTGATTCAGTTGCAGGAGGATTTAAAGCAGCTGATAGAACTGACCGAGTCCAGCCTGGTGTCTGTTAAAAAGAGCAAACTCTTGGCTACTTTAGATCCAaatgcctcctcctcctcctccctagCAGGTCTGGAGTCGGGCACCACCCCAGACAGTTCTGCCCAAGATGAGGAATATGCGGCTTTTAAGGAAGCGATTGCTGAGCTGGGAACTGATGAGAAACTTTCAGCTAATAATGATGTGATATCTAAAAAAGATGATGATGAAACTGATGACAAATGCGAATCGAAGTAcaatgaagaggaggaggaccctgacagagaggaggagggggaggaggaactGAGTGGGATGAAGGTGAAAGCCCCTTACTACAGTTCGTGGGGGACCCTGGAGTACCATAACGCCATGATCGTGGggatggaggagctggaggacgGCAGCGCGGGGGTCCGAGTGCTGTATCTCTACCCCACTCACAAGTCTCTCAAGCCGTGTCCTTTCTTCCTGGATGACAAGTGCAGATTTAAAGAGAACTGTCGGTAAAAAAGAAACACGGGTGGGAGGGGGCTTGTGGCGGTCCCGTAGCTAAAGGCCTCGTTCAAAGGGATAAAGCTCCTCTGAAAGTGCCGTGTTTGGCTTTTGTACCAAATGACATTTTGCCTTTATGTTTTTAGAACGTGTTATGGTAAGTGGTGGTTTGGCTGTTTTCTGTAGATTAAATGGAAAAACCCATGGGGAAAGTTAGAGAGGTTTTACATAATCAGTTGAATTACTAAAttaattactattttaaaatagacCACCAAAGCTCCTCTATCAATAGCGCACGCGTTCCGGTTGCACAGAGGTTGTAGAGCCTCCATCTTTGAAGACCTTTAGAACTTCACTAGATAAAGCCCTTGAGCAACTGGATCAGTCTTTGAAGGTGGTTTCACTTGGGGCACGAGGTTCGACCAGGGACCTGCGTGTCTGTGCGATCTGGTTTATCTCAAAGGATCTGTGAGACTTTTTACTGGATGTGTCAGTGGCAAGGAAAGCTTAATTTTCTGGAGTGGGATGCGTACTTTGTTACATGGCTTAACTAATACATTTaagatgaaaaattaataacttGTGTGatgaaaacacagtaaaacTTCCATAATTACTGGTGAAGATTCACCACCGCTGACAACTCCTTTGCATTTCCTTTAAGGAGAGAaggaatttttatttaaaatgttttattcaaagGAGATAACTCCTCTCCCGCCTCCCCCGGCAGGTTTTCACACGGCCAGGTGGTCGCTGTGGAGGAACTTCAGCCGTTCCAAGAGCCCGACCTGAGCGCGCTGGGCGTGGGCTCAGCCTGCCTGGCCAAACACAGCGACGGGATCTGGTACACGGCCAAAATAACCGGTGAGTGGTGCCGGAGCGCGCTTTGCTGGGATTCTGGGAGGACGGTGAAGTGAATATAAAGCTCAACtatttttggttaaaaaatGCTCTGATTTTTCTTGGGCTTGGGAAGAGAGTAGACTGGGAAATAGGAGACTGTGTTTGACAAAAAGGAGATGGAAGAGCAGGAACATGGAAAGGAAATGACAACATTAACTGCACTGGCAGGGAAGAGGCAGGTGTTGCAGGAATTCACATACATATTAGGTTAGAATCGCAATAATCtgctcttttttaaacaaaagctgtGGAGGTAGCTGCTGGTACAGCCTTCCCTTTGTCCTGGAGGGAGTGAGGGTTTAGTCtctcctttcatctttctttgacTATTCTTAGGTCAGAGAGGAGCAAGTCTGAACTTCTCTTTAATCCcgtcttacttcatttttagaAATCAACCTTTAAGTGTCAACACAGGCATTGTGGAAATAGGTTTTCATTGCAGTGGGTGCATTTCCCTCACAGACAGAAATCTAAAGCACAAAATAGAAccagaattttttaaaacacacattCCTTGGGCCTTTCCCCTCGCCCCTGTCAATTCCATTGGAGCAAACTCTGCTTTAGAAAGCACTTGTCAGGTTGCATACTGGAACCTTACTGGAGCCTTACTGGAGCTCTTGTCCTCGCTTGTCCTTCCGTAGACATCGACAGTGGTTACTACACGGTGAAGTTTGATTCCCTGCTGCTCAAGGAAGCTGTGGTGGAAGGAGACAGCATCATTCCCCCGCTGCGCAGTGATGACGGTGCCTCGTCTGCAGAGTCTGACGAGGACAGCGTCGATGATTCGGGTTACGCTAAAGGTGAGGGTGGGGATGGTGTGAGTGAACGCAACTCGTGATCCAGGTCTGGGACTTACTGAGTTGCCCTCCTGGGGCTTTCGCTGTGGGTGTCTCACCCCTGATTGAAGAGCAGCTCAGCAATCTGTGTCTTTCTGAAAGACAGAGAATGGTAATGAGCTCTTGTGTTGCAattgcaaacagaaatatttgttttatgcaAATTACTGGGCTAATGAAGGTTGGAGGTTTCCATGGAATGCCCAACTCAAGAAGGAAGAGGGTGTGATGTTTTAGAGCCGAGTTCCGAGCTCTGAGGCGGTTTCTTGTGTGACTGGCTGAGCTAATGAGTGAGTTGGGAGATTGCCTCATCTCCAGGAGCTCCATGTAGCTTCACAAGAGTGCGAGACCCTCGATGGGGTCACAGGAACTGCTGTGCCTTGTTTTACTACTGAAAGGTGACACAGAGCCCTGGTGTCTTCTCTGGGGTGGCACAGACAACACTGTCCCTGTGCTAGTGCCACAGTTACGTCACAGGGACAAAGTTGTGTCCTGGAGCTCTTTAATTTAACCTAATAGAGATCATTGGATTCTAATGACGCAAAATTAGTACAGTGGCCTAGAGGAGCCTCATACCAGAGACGTGAGCTGGAGGCCCATAAATCCTACCTGCCACAGTGCCAGACTTTACACTGATGACACATGTTGGTCTGTGTGACCATccgagaagaaaggaaaggaactgTAAAAACTTCTGGATGATTCTGCGTAGAACTAGGAAGTGGAATGTGCATTAAATCAAGGGAAGTCTCTCCCTGTGTTACTCACTGTGCAGCCTTTGTAAAAGGTGACAGCTCAGTAGAACCAAGGATGGGTGGAGGAGCTGCTGAAGGATTTTAGGGTGGGGGACACATATTGTTCTGTCTCATGCAGGGTGTTCATGCTGTGTGGGTGCCCCAGATGAAGGTTTTATGTAGcagctttgtttctgtgtttcactGGTTCTTCTCTTCTGTGCCACAGTGATAGATTCGGGAGTTCCAGAGAACGGGGAATGGACTCCCGCGTGCAGCTCCTCTTTCGGGGGCTGGGAAGCCCATACCCGTGGTATTGGCTCCAAACTCCTTGTTCGGATGGGATACGAGTTTGGGAAAGGTAAGGGCAGAAGGTGACCTGGTGGGGTATGAGGGCCTAGCTGCCTCGTCACCTCCATCTGGTGATGGACCTTGCAGCTGGTTaagaaaatggagatttttgGATGAAGCTAAACCTTTTATTTGCTGAAGAGCCTGTTTGATAAGGCTCGAGCTGTGCGATGGATATCACTTGCCTGGAAGTGATAGAAGGAGTGaaggtttatggttggacttgatgatcttgagggtctcttacaaccacaatgattctatgaaggaATAGCTGTTTAATTTAAGTACAGGCATATGTGTGCACCAGGCCCCGTCTGGTAGTACTGGAGGCATTTGGAACCATGGTCAAGTTAATGATTAAAGCCATGAGAACTCTCCTTTGAGATGTTCAAAGGCTTCAGGTAGAAGGGAACTGATCTCTGAAGCTTCTGATGTCTGTGTCAAAGCATCTCCTGTCTCTAGACACAGACTTCAAAGCCTGCTGAACCAGCTTCTCGCTGCTCAAGTTGTACAGAGCCTTGGGGGCTGTGGGAGGCCAACTGCGTTTGTCTTGGGTTCCCCCAGAGGAACCAAACCAGTTTTAAGAAGAATCTGgctcgagaagctgagaacatgAGGCTGAGCCTGGTTTCACAGAAACCGGCCTGACAGATGGCTTCAGGCTTTTCATCCCAGATCTGCTCTGGAAGGTTCCTGTCCCAGCACCCGCATCCACCGTGCTGGGGACTCTGCTGCTCCCCTCAGCTGGGCTGGTGGTTACAGCCTTTTGTACCTCAAAAGCCGTTTTGTTCTGAGCTTGTGACTGTCAGCGCGAGCTTGTGGTGGGAGGTCCCTCCAGAGGGGATGTCCTCACTTGTTTTAGTTGCGTGTTGTCTCTCCTCAGGGTTAGGGAAGAATTGCGATGGCCGAGTGGAGCCGGTGCAGGCTGTGGTGCTTCCTCGAGGGAAATCCCTCGACCAGTGCGCTGAGGTGCTGCAGAAGAAGAAACTGGGAAAGCTGGACCCAGGCAAATCGGGGAAATGCCGAGCAAAGGGAAACAGCTCCGGACGGTCCCCTGTGGGCGGCCGTAAGCCTCCCCGCAACGTGTTTGACTTTTTGAATGAGAAACTGCGCGGGAAGAGCGCTGGGGAGAAGGCTGGAGGGACAGCACTGCCTGCGAGGAGCAGCAAAGAGATCTACCGTGccagcaagagcagcaggaaggcCCTGAGCGTCCGACTCCTCCAGACAGCGGAGAAGATTGAACAAACGCAGAGGGATATCATAGGGATCCAGCAGGCCCTGGAACGCAACTTTGGACGGTAGGAAAACATTCTTCTTGGGGGCTGCAGGACGAGCTTTTGGGAGGGGGTGGGCTTGAAATCGGGGAGGAACAACAATTGGAACGTATCTGAATGAGatggaaggggaaggaaggagagagaccTTAGCACATGCTGTGGACCAGCGTGGACCCTGGCTGACATATCTGGGGTCCATTGACTGGAGTTGAAGCTGTGGCAAAGAGAGGAGCTCTCTGAGGGAAGGTTCTGGAACCCTTGTCATGCCTgtctctgcagcgctgctgtCGAGCACCCCAGCAGGGCGTTTTCTCGCCCAGGTTGTGCTGAGCATCAGGTTCCTCCTGGCTTTCAGCAGGTCACTTGCACTCATCCCACAGGAAAGGGCAAACCTTCCTGAGGTGCTGACAAGCCTTTGATCTCAATCACTCATGATGACGTTGCTGTGATGCTTTTTGCTTCCAGACACAGCGTTGCTGCAGCTCggctggaggagaagctggCAAATGCACACAagcagctggggcagctgcaggcacAGGAGGCCAGTCTGCAGCGGGAGCAGGAGAAAGCCGACACGCACAAGAAGATGACGGAGTTCTGATCTCTGACGAAAGCGTTTGACCGCGGGGATGGTCCCTGTAGCTGTGGCCTTGGAGCCTGGCTGAGACATCCTGCTCCTCTGGGTGCCTCAGGCTGCCCAGCCTGAAAACTgggctgaaaagcagcagtttctAAAAGAAGGTGGTTCTGAGCTCTGTGGCGAGGAGCACACAGCCACCCAGCCTGAAAGTCTTCAGTGAGCCTGGGCCTCGTGGAAGAACCAGCTCCAAGAAACAGGATTCTCTGTTCTCTCGCGCACTCTTCCCTCTGTTACCGCTGCTGTGGCACCTCCATCCCGAGCACGTAGCTACTTGGGTGGTACCACTGGTGGTACAAACCAGCTGGGGGGGCTCCCAGTGCCCCACATCCTGCCAGCACCTGTGGCTTGTGTTTGCCACCAACTGCCATCGCAGGCGAGGCAGAGTCCCCAGCACATCCCAACAAAGCAGAAGAGGCTCATGCTGGGTGAAAACAACAAAGGCAAATTGCTtcagctgctctctgccttCTGGTTTTTGCTGTGGGGTTTATCTGAGAACTCCATTATTTGGGGGAGCGGTTCCTTGTAGCCCTAGAATAGGCAGAAAACGGGCAGCGTGGAGGTGGGTACGAGCAGCCTCGAGCATCCGATTTCATCACTTTGACTGTCAGAGCATCCCCGGGATGTGCTGGAGCCCAGCTGCTTGGTATGGGAAGCTGCGTGATTCTGTGAGTGCCAAAGGTGGGGGAATAAGCAGAGTAGCAGATTCCCAAACCTCCTGGCCAGGAGCAACCACACAGGGAACCTGGTGATTTTTGCCATGGTTATGTGAGTGTTTCTGCCTTGGGTGGCTCACTGAACACAGGTCCTTTGATTCAAAATCCTCAGGACGCAGATGCAGGTGAGAGTTGCCCCCGATGGGTGCGGAGATGGGGTCCGTGTGTGCAGTCCCTCCCCGCAGagctccaggctctgctggcagcagcaagtCCCATTCCCTGCGGTGGGACAGTCCTTGGCCAGGAGGGATGGCTTCTCCCCAAGGGTCAATTCTGCATTGGTGGCAGCCAGCCCTTGTCCCAGAGGAGGTGGTGGTTTCATCAGACTCTGGTTCTGGTTGGACTTGTGTATTGTaggtacttttaaaaaaaaaaaaaattgtttgcgATTTCATGCCAGTATCTTAAAgacacatatttttctttatctaaGAAAtcaatttccttttattctgtgaatcatttttctaatgaaaagttTTGCTCCTTTGgtaccactttttttttaatctgttcctAAGAAACTTCTAAAGCTGTTGGCCTGGGCTGCACCTCCTCGTAGGGTCAGGCTGCCAAACTCGCCAGAAGAGGTGGAAGAAGATACGATCGGAGTTGTTCATGTCATGTGGGATTTCGCATGGCTGCAGACACACCTCAGCAAACCCAGGCGGGCAGGAAAAGAGAACAAGATGAATGTCTGCAGGAAAGGTGCTGAAGTGAGTCCTGGAAAGCCCCCGTGGCTCAGCGTGGATGTGAGAGGTGCTGTGAGCTGCCTCGAGCGCTTCAGCATCTATTGGGTTGTAACTAAATTAATCGCACTGTCTTAATTGTTCTAATTTGTGTTCTCCACACACTGGGCTTAACTGTAGGGTTAACCAGCTCAGTGTCCTTCACGTGCAGGTGACTGTGTGTTCCCCACACTCGAGTGCTGATGAGGATTCATGTGCCCGGCTCAGCACAGGCACTCTCTGTCTTGGTTTCGTTTGTTCTCTGACGCTGTTTAACATCATTGTCTCTGTAAAAATTGGGTGTATTAGCCCTGTGCCTTGGCAAAGTTGTATATTGACCCTTCCTTGGGATTTCCACAGCCTCACTTGTCAGACCCTGATCCGAATGGCTCCTGCCTCCCACCCAGGACAGTTCACATCCCTGGTGAATAaagctggtttttattttttccctccctctttgTAAGGTGTTGTTCATTTGCAAGGTAATGATGGTACGTGGCAACCCGTTCTTCCTTTATATCCCCGTGGGCAGAGAACCTGCACTCAAACCAGCCGGGCGGGGAGCGGAGGCCGCTCTGGCGAGCCGGGTGCCGCAGCGGCAGCAGCCCGGGCGGGGAGGAACCCCGATGTGCTGGGTGCAGCAACCACGTCTGCAGGAAGCGAGCCGCAGTGTGCGCTGCACGGCGGCTGCTCAGCCCTCTGCTGAAGAGGAGCGGGAGAGCTCGGATTGGGATGTTTGGAATGTTCGGGAACTCCTGACGAGGAGTCACTCTGCGGGTAAAGGCGACGGAATTCTCCAGGTTGGCTGGCAAGGAAGAGACATGACCGGATTCCACTTTGTGCTCATCAGCTTTTGAGCTTCTGCAAAGTAAGTGGTGGTGACAAGCTTGAGTGTCTGCAACTAAACCAGGGgatgaaaaaatactttaaaccCCTGGATCTATATAGAAAGGGCAGCATTGTTGGAAATGCTGCTGCGGCTGTGCGGGCAGGATTCCTGCGCTGCCGTGGGGAAGCATCGGCCGCATTAAACGTTGTTGGCTGCCAGATTTGTGCTGGTTAATGCTTTGTGGCTCTGGAGGCATCTGGcctgaaaaaggaagaaaaggtgcTTGATCCTGGCAATGCTGCTGGGGACCCGTGGCTTGAACCTAGAGGCTGAGTGGGAATGGGTTACTTTCCTGGTGAATGAATTGCCGAGTTCGGAGGTGCAGAGCGTTGGTTTTTCAACAGAAAGATTTCCAGTTGTCTTGTGGAAGGGGGagtaggttttttgtttgcatgtgGAACAGCCCTTGCGGAACTGCAGCACTCCTGGCTGCAGGTGAGGAGGCTTGAGAGAGCGTGGCTGTTGAAACACTGTCTTCCGTAAACCTGAAACGATGTAGAAGTGCTGAATTTGTGGCGAGAAACCCACTATGGGAGGCAGGTGATTGTGGAGAAAACCTGCATTTTCTTAATCCCCCCGTCCTGGATTTTGGAACCTGGCTGCCCGGGGTCCCGCTGGGCTGCTGTCCTGCTGCCGGTGGGCTCTGCTGAAAAGCTCTTTTTCGGCTGACAAGGGCATTTCTCTGCCCCAGCGAGTGCATTTCCAGCTATCGTGGAAGGGcgggaagaataaaaaatgctgaaacGATTTCAGCCTCGGCCGAAGCCACACGGTGTGAACAGGCGGGTCCATCGCCTTAGGGCTTTAAAATTATGCTTTCTCAGAAACCAGTCCAGCATACGAGTGGCCATCAGGACCGCCACTAGAAGCACGTGTCCAACTTTTGTGACGTTTGGGTCTGGTGTTCAGAAATATAGTCGATCCTTCCTAAACAAAACACCTCCCGAGGAGTTTGGCGATGAAATCTGCCTCTCCTGCTGTAAAAATGTGAGTCAAGTGGGTGAGATCTTGCGCCTGCTCCATGTTTGAAATAGTCTTAAAATGTACTAGTTGCATCCCATGGTGTGGGGCAGGTTCGGTGCTGTTAACTGACTGTTATGGGGCTTTCGCTTCTCATcactttgaaaaggaaaaaagctccACTTCTGCTTCTTGGGGCTTCTTTTGGTGCAACTCCCCAGGGTACCCGAGCTGTGTTTGCTGCAGCCGTGCTCACAATCGCTGGTGGAAATCAGcttgcaaatacatttttagtagtttcacaggctcttctctgtgtgtGGTTTTATCTGGGTAGATTAACCAGGGCCCAGGCGCTGGCAGCAGCGCTCCATTTTACACTGCATTTAATCTTGTTCTCATCAAACCCAGCTAAGAAAACTTGTGCCTTCTGTAGGAGTCACAAACGCGTTGTGTTTGTCACGCCCGTGCTGGTGTCGCGACGGGGAGTCGTCccctcctggggctgtgggtgtcACACGCTCTCGTCTTCAAAGCCGCCTTGGTTTGTGGGGCGGCACGTTACAAAATGCCGTCTGCCGAATCTCCTGCCCCACAGAAGAACCCATGGCCAGCAGATCAATGCCTTTATTGGCATGAAATGCAGGTGTACCCATCAGAAGGTCTGTTGGACGCTTTCCCTTGCAGACAGCCCCGTCCTGCCCGAGTGGCTTCAGGTGCTGTGTTCTCATCTCAAATTGGTAATTCTGAGATAATCTACGTGTCCCCAGAGCAGCTTTTCCCGGGGGCTGCTGAGCCCAAGAGAGCTGCACCGGGAATTCGTACACGTCAAAAACCCAGGAGCAGCCCCGTACCCCCTGCACGAAAGTAGGTCAGAAGAATTTCTCTATATTAATAGAGAAGTCTCTCCATTCTTCAATCTTAAAAATTCAGGGGTGGAAAATCCACCCGCTGTGGGATGAGCTGCCCCGTGTGCTCCTGCCTCTGTGCTCTGAAAGCTCAGTTTGATTCCAACATAACGCCGTCTCGCAGCTGTCACACCCCATCAGAGCTCTGTCTGCTGGACCCCCGCGCTGCTCAGTTCTGCCCCGAACAGCCACCTCTGCACCCCACGATCCCATCATGCTAATGAGCTGAACGAGTTCAGCGAGGACCAGCTAAAGCAACAGCCCATGTTGCAGGTAGTCTGTGTAATTAATGTGTGCGCAGACAGAAAAGCAGTTGTTGTCTAATTAAAACATCTTTGGAGAGGAAACAGCCTTCCCTTCCCAACTCTGATCTCAGCCAGTCTGTCCAGCCCGGTTAGTCCCCACAACCTCTCTGTCTCACTTTACATGTTGAAATACTTGCTCTCCGGGGGTTCAGACTTCAATCAGGGAAGTTTCCAAAGCTGTGGGAAGTTCTCGGATAAAAAGGCGCGACAAGTGGGCACAGACTTGCTGGTTATTGGGGAAAGATGCGCCAAAGCCACTg includes these proteins:
- the ZGPAT gene encoding zinc finger CCCH-type with G patch domain-containing protein gives rise to the protein MMDEESLEAAIQTYNAQLQQVELALGAGLDPSQQSDLIQLQEDLKQLIELTESSLVSVKKSKLLATLDPNASSSSSLAGLESGTTPDSSAQDEEYAAFKEAIAELGTDEKLSANNDVISKKDDDETDDKCESKYNEEEEDPDREEEGEEELSGMKVKAPYYSSWGTLEYHNAMIVGMEELEDGSAGVRVLYLYPTHKSLKPCPFFLDDKCRFKENCRFSHGQVVAVEELQPFQEPDLSALGVGSACLAKHSDGIWYTAKITDIDSGYYTVKFDSLLLKEAVVEGDSIIPPLRSDDGASSAESDEDSVDDSGYAKVIDSGVPENGEWTPACSSSFGGWEAHTRGIGSKLLVRMGYEFGKGLGKNCDGRVEPVQAVVLPRGKSLDQCAEVLQKKKLGKLDPGKSGKCRAKGNSSGRSPVGGRKPPRNVFDFLNEKLRGKSAGEKAGGTALPARSSKEIYRASKSSRKALSVRLLQTAEKIEQTQRDIIGIQQALERNFGRHSVAAARLEEKLANAHKQLGQLQAQEASLQREQEKADTHKKMTEF